The Helicobacter sp. MIT 21-1697 genomic interval GCGAGAGGTAATGCGCCTATGTGTCCGCTGCCCAAATCAAAATAATCAATAAGATGATGTTTTCGCGAAAGCTGAATAATATCTTTGATGTGGCATTGCTTTACAAAACCAATTTGCTTAAAATTGCTTTGATGGACTTTCATAATCATCGCACTTTGCTCGTTAATGGCGTTTTCATAATCTTTTAAATGTGTTTTATTTGTCGTGCCTACTTCGCAAAGGAGGCTTGAAGCACTTTTCATCACTTCTGGGATTCTAAAACTTCCACCGATTTCTACAAGCTCCCCACGAGAAATAATCACTTCTTTGTGCGCAGCAAAGGTATTGAGGATTAAAAGCACAGCTGCAGCATTGTTATTGACTAAGAGTGCATCTTCGCAGCCAAACATATCACAAAGAATCTGCGTAGTATGTGTATATCGCTCACTTCGTTTGCCTTGAGCTAAATCATATTCAAGTGTGTGATAGCTGCGTAAAAAAGGCGTGATTTCATTTAGAATCTCTGAAGAAAAGACACTGCGTCCAAGATTTGTTTGCACAATCACTCCTGTGGCATTAATCACACGCGTAAGAGTAGGCATAGTTGCTTTTAGCGCCTTACTTTTAAGTGTGGGGATAATATCTTTTATAGCAGATTCTAACTCTTGGGGAGAAAAAGCATTTGAGAGTATTTTTTCGCGCAGTAGCGATAAATGCGATTGAATCAGTGGCAAAAGTGTAGATTTTTGAAACATCTTAAGCTCATTATGAGTGAGTAGAGTATCAACTTTTGGAAGAGATTTGAGTAAATGTTGCACCTGTTTCTCCTTTGTATAAACAGCAAAGGCAAGATTATATCCTAAAATGGCTTTTTTTGTGCTTATAAAATTGGAGGTAGTATATGGCGGTGATTTATCTTGCGGGAGGGTGTTTTTGGGGAATACAAGGCTATTTTGATAAGCTTAAGGGTACACTTTGCTCACAGGTAGGTTATGCAAATAGTGCAGTTGAGAATCCAAGCTATGAGTTTGTGTGTAGCGGTAATAGTGGAGCAGCGGAGGCTTTGGAACTCTATTATGATGAAAGTATATTGCCCTTGCGTGAGATTATAGGGCGATTTTTATCTATTATCAATCCTTGCGCACTCAATTTTCAAGGTAATGACATTGGCACGCAATATCGCAATGGTGTGTATTTCGTGCAAGAAAGTGATGAGGGTATTATTAAAGAATGCCTCAAACTTTGGGAGCAAAAACATCATAAACAAGCGGTTACAGAGATTATAGCGTTACAAAATTTCTATCCTGCAGAATCATATCATCAAAAATATTTGGAGAAAAATCCATCAGGGTATTGTCATATCAATACGCAATTAGCATTGCAAAAGTGGGAGGGATAGTTGCCCACCCATTTCAAGGTGGTGCAAACAATTAATGTGCAAAAGTAACAGAATCCATTTTTTCTTCGCCAAAAATAGGAGCGAGCGTTTCCTCATAAGCTTCTTTCATAAAGCCCTCGTGAGTAAGTGTTGTGATTTCATTATCAAGCCAATTTTTAAGCTCAATATTTCCTTTTTTTATTGCTGGAGCAATGTTTTCTTCTTCGCCAAGTGTGGGAATGCCCACGCTAAAGCCCTCATTTTCCAGAGCCCACGCGAGTAAAAGAGTATTATCGTGTGCCAACGCATCACCTCTTTTGTCTTTGAGCGCGAGAAAAGCCTCAGTATTTTGTTCATATTTGAGCAATTCAATATCAGGGTAGTTTTTGCTAAAAAACGCATCGGCTGTCGTGCCTTTATTGACAATGAGTTTTTTTCCTTTGAGTTCATCAATGCTTTTAATCTCACCATTTGGAGATACGACACCAAGAGCTACTTTCATATAGGGTTTAGCAAAATCTACTACTGCTTCGCGTTCAGGCGTTTGTGTGAAGTTTGCCATAATAATATCTACTTTATTAGAGCGTAAAAACTCTACGCGAGAGGCGGCTTCAGTGAGCACAAATTCAACTTTATTTTCATCTCCGAGCAAATCTTTAGCAATACGTTTTGCAATATAAACATCAAAACCATCATTTTGCCCTTTTTCATTGATAAAACCAAAAGGTGGCTTATCGCTGAAAACTCCTATGCGCACAACACCTTTTTGCTTAATTTCTTCTAAGGCATTTTTTTGCGTATCTGTGTTTTGATTATCTCCACACGCACTAAATCCTATCATATATACTGCACTTATTAGCATTAAAAGCAATTTTTTCATTTTGACTCCTTTTTTAAAATGAATCTAAAAATATTGTGCCACAAAAAAATATGATAGAAGTAAATACCATTAAAGATTCTTTAATGGTATGATTGATTCAAGTTATAGATTTTATATTGAGACTTAATGAATAAATGAAATACACATAATGAAACATAATATCTTACAATTTTCTTTGTTTGCAATTTTATTGATTTTTATTTTTTTTTTTTTGTATCATTCGGCTTTATTTAATAGATATAAAAATAAATAATCAAATATATGAAAAATTAAGGCAATTTAATTATGTTTAATAGATTTTCTCTTGGAACAAAAATCGTTCTTTGTATTTTAGGTATTTTTAGTTTGTGTATGATTATTATGGTAAGTGTGCTTATAAAGCAAACAGCAGATTCATCAAAAGAAAATGCAGATAAACTTGTTTTTAATGCCGCTAAACGTATAGCAAATGAATATGAGGGACGCATTAGTGGGTGTTTCATTGCGCTTCACTTTGCAAGGCAGAGTCTCTCTGCGATTATTCACGAAACAAGTGATATGGATTTTGAACGTCGTATAAAAAATAGAATTGAAGATATGCTTGATAGTAATCAATGGCTTGAAAATGGTTTTGTCTATATTAAAAAAAATGCACTCAGCTCTTTCAAAATAGATGCCAAAAATCTTATTAATGGCGATATGATTTTATACGCTTTTGATGAGATTCCAGAATCTGAAGGAGGCGTAGTATTTGTGCCAGCTGATCAATCCTTAATTGCTCTTAGTTCAGTCCAAAAAGCTTTAAAAGATGGTCAAGAATCTATTGGTAAATCTCGCGAAATTGAATATAAAGGGCAATCATATAATGTATTGGATATGGCTATGCCTTTGTTTGATAGTAAGGGTAACATACAAGGTGTTGTGGGTATGAACATT includes:
- a CDS encoding cysteine ABC transporter substrate-binding protein → MKKLLLMLISAVYMIGFSACGDNQNTDTQKNALEEIKQKGVVRIGVFSDKPPFGFINEKGQNDGFDVYIAKRIAKDLLGDENKVEFVLTEAASRVEFLRSNKVDIIMANFTQTPEREAVVDFAKPYMKVALGVVSPNGEIKSIDELKGKKLIVNKGTTADAFFSKNYPDIELLKYEQNTEAFLALKDKRGDALAHDNTLLLAWALENEGFSVGIPTLGEEENIAPAIKKGNIELKNWLDNEITTLTHEGFMKEAYEETLAPIFGEEKMDSVTFAH
- the msrA gene encoding peptide-methionine (S)-S-oxide reductase MsrA, coding for MAVIYLAGGCFWGIQGYFDKLKGTLCSQVGYANSAVENPSYEFVCSGNSGAAEALELYYDESILPLREIIGRFLSIINPCALNFQGNDIGTQYRNGVYFVQESDEGIIKECLKLWEQKHHKQAVTEIIALQNFYPAESYHQKYLEKNPSGYCHINTQLALQKWEG
- the selA gene encoding L-seryl-tRNA(Sec) selenium transferase, which translates into the protein MQHLLKSLPKVDTLLTHNELKMFQKSTLLPLIQSHLSLLREKILSNAFSPQELESAIKDIIPTLKSKALKATMPTLTRVINATGVIVQTNLGRSVFSSEILNEITPFLRSYHTLEYDLAQGKRSERYTHTTQILCDMFGCEDALLVNNNAAAVLLILNTFAAHKEVIISRGELVEIGGSFRIPEVMKSASSLLCEVGTTNKTHLKDYENAINEQSAMIMKVHQSNFKQIGFVKQCHIKDIIQLSRKHHLIDYFDLGSGHIGALPLADEPSVREIYKYKPSLLSFSGDKLLGGPQVGIIIGKSQLIAQLKQNQLLRALRVDKFSILALMATLKAYQDKAYHKIPTLTMLTLTPKELESKAKNLKKRILDSEIASELEIEVIPLRSIAGGGSVPHLSFDSFGLCLRAKKQEVKYFESALRTLGLISCIQGNHILLDVRTLLEGDEERIVEILTKVLSS